A DNA window from bacterium contains the following coding sequences:
- a CDS encoding glutamate synthase subunit beta: MGDVRGFLTHGRRMPVRRPVGLRVLDWNEVYEDFPVTQVRDQASRCMDCGIPFCSGGCPLGNLIPDWNDLVYRDDWRQAIDRLHATNNFPEFTGRLCPAPCEAACVLGINSDPVTIEQIELEIVEKAWAEGWVTPVMPTTVTGHSVAVVGSGPAGLAAAQQLTRAGHAVTVFERDDRIGGLLRYGIPDFKMEKQFLDRRVAQMEAEGTRFRVNADVGADPPADRLRDEFDAVILAGGATLARDLPIAGRDLEGIHQAMEYLTPSNRIQAGDLSATPISARDKRVIIIGGGDTGADCLGTAHRQGAASVHQFEIMPRPPDQRADATPWPTWPLMYRVSAAHEEGGQREFAINTEEFVGDPAGHVTALRTHRVDMRSVDGRLSFEQVDDSAEEYRADLVLLALGFAGPDRSPMLEQLGVEMTDRGNVARDHRWATNVEGVFVAGDMGRGQSLIVWAIAEGRSCAAAVDHFLMGETMLPEPVTPTDTPWR, translated from the coding sequence ATGGGTGATGTCCGGGGCTTCCTCACACACGGGCGCAGGATGCCGGTGCGCCGCCCGGTGGGGCTCCGGGTGCTCGACTGGAACGAGGTCTACGAGGACTTCCCGGTCACGCAGGTCCGGGATCAGGCCTCCCGGTGCATGGACTGCGGTATCCCCTTCTGCAGCGGCGGCTGCCCGCTCGGCAACCTGATTCCCGACTGGAACGATCTCGTTTACCGAGACGACTGGCGCCAGGCCATCGATCGGCTGCACGCCACCAACAACTTCCCGGAGTTCACCGGGCGGTTGTGTCCGGCGCCCTGCGAGGCGGCCTGCGTGCTCGGCATCAACTCCGACCCGGTGACCATCGAGCAGATCGAACTTGAGATCGTCGAGAAGGCCTGGGCCGAGGGGTGGGTCACTCCGGTGATGCCCACCACGGTGACCGGCCACAGCGTGGCGGTGGTCGGATCCGGACCGGCCGGGCTCGCTGCGGCGCAGCAGCTCACCCGGGCCGGTCATGCCGTCACCGTGTTCGAGCGGGACGACCGCATCGGCGGCCTGCTCCGCTACGGCATTCCCGATTTCAAGATGGAGAAACAGTTCCTGGATCGGCGCGTGGCCCAGATGGAAGCCGAGGGCACCCGGTTCCGGGTGAACGCCGATGTCGGGGCCGACCCGCCCGCAGACCGGCTCCGGGACGAGTTCGACGCCGTGATCCTGGCCGGTGGCGCCACCCTGGCCCGTGACCTGCCGATCGCCGGCCGGGACCTGGAGGGCATTCACCAGGCGATGGAGTACCTGACCCCGTCCAACCGGATACAGGCGGGTGACCTGTCCGCAACCCCGATCTCCGCTCGTGACAAGCGGGTCATCATCATCGGGGGCGGCGACACCGGCGCCGACTGCCTGGGAACCGCCCACCGCCAGGGAGCCGCATCGGTGCACCAGTTCGAGATCATGCCCCGGCCTCCCGATCAACGGGCCGATGCGACGCCGTGGCCGACCTGGCCGCTCATGTACCGCGTGTCGGCCGCCCACGAGGAGGGCGGGCAGCGCGAGTTCGCCATCAATACGGAGGAGTTCGTGGGCGACCCCGCCGGACACGTGACCGCGCTCAGGACTCATCGGGTCGACATGAGGTCGGTTGACGGCCGGTTGTCGTTCGAGCAGGTGGACGACTCAGCCGAGGAGTATCGCGCGGACCTGGTGCTGCTGGCGCTGGGTTTCGCCGGCCCGGATCGATCGCCGATGCTGGAGCAGCTGGGCGTGGAGATGACCGACCGGGGGAACGTGGCCCGCGACCACCGATGGGCCACGAATGTCGAAGGGGTCTTCGTGGCCGGTGACATGGGCCGCGGCCAGTCGCTGATCGTGTGGGCCATCGCCGAGGGCAGGAGCTGCGCGGCGGCGGTGGACCACTTTCTCATGGGCGAGACCATGCTTCCGGAGCCGGTCACGCCGACCGACACCCCCTGGCGGTAG